Genomic window (Tenrec ecaudatus isolate mTenEca1 chromosome 16, mTenEca1.hap1, whole genome shotgun sequence):
AGGAGTCACCCACCACCCAAGATTCGGGACCTTGGGGACTCGGTCCCTGGGTAGGACTACTACCCAACTCACTCTTTGGCTCCTTGGGGTCACTTTGACCTTGGGGTATTACTCTTAGTCAACGGAAGCCGTTTGTTCGGCCATCCTGGGTTTGCGCAGAGTCCAAAAATGCTGCAGGGACTGAAGTGAGGCTGGAAAATACTAGGAACTGGGAGCCTTAGGTAGTGGAATTTTAGGGTATCTGGAGTTAGGTTCCTAAATAAACCAAGTCACGCCAAGTCGGAGGGGAGAGCCTAAGGGGCCCACAACATGGGGGCAAAGGGGCACGCAGAGAAGTGGGACAAATCGAGATGTCCAAACCGCACACGTACAGGACGCGCTGAAGGCTCCCCACATACATACACAGACACTGCCAGGCTGCCACCCACTGTCCTGGGGAGTCCCCACAGTGAGAAGCAAAGTCATTTGCAGAGATTTGTTggggctgggtgggtgggtgggtgccttctttcccttctcttgtttttgtttttcttctctaaAGACAAGACAAAAATCCGCTCCTTTTATCgtcatagatatatatatatatgtatttcacTCTCACCACATAAATACAAAACACCCAAATAGCCAACACACTCAAACACAGTAGCCAGGTCCCAGTGACACCTACCCGCCTTGGAATCGTTCATTAATTTCTTTACTATTTGCCTAAAAAAATCCGATGTAAATAATTTACAATAAATTCTTTTTTTGTACTGCTCTGTGTTTGCAGGGGATGGAGGAATACATTCTAGACATTGCTTCACCTTGCGGTCTTGGTCTGGGATTTTGGTTAAAATGCCGGTGGTGGCCATGGCTCCGGGCGGTCGCTGCGGCTCCAGGGAAGGCGCGAGGCTGGCGGTGTCTGGGTCCAGGTTTCTGACTTGGGGCCACTGAAATTCCGGAGTTTTGATGTTAAGGGAGGAGATGGCTTTCCGAAAAGCCAAGAGGgcgctgatctggactgggaggcTGTGGGCAGAGGCGAGTGGACTTCCGACTGTCCCTGGCTATGTATGTCTTGACTCCAGATCCGTCTGCAAAGCTTGGAAGTCGCCGCACTTCCCCCCTGCGCTGGGCAGGCTTTGGGAATCCAAAAGTCGGGGACAGGCCACAGGTGCTGTGCCAGCCCACAGCCTctcgggtggtggtggggatgctCTGGGAGTCAGCCTGCCTGGCTCTCTGCAGCCAGAGCCTGTCTCTCTCTGCTGGCTACCCTCCTGCAGGAACAGCCTGGACAAGAGACGGTGTTTGCTTTCCAACGAGATGGCTTCTCCTCTGcttttcccttttccttcctcGTTTGGCAAAAGGGCCTTGTGGTGAATTCTCTAATCTGCATCCATTAATTTGAGGACTGGGAAACCGTTTCCACTTGGCCTGGTTGGTTGTGATAGTTATTACTCTGAGTTTATTGCTGATGAGATCAAGGTATTAACACCCCCACTTTCCACCGTATGCTCCTGGTTTCCTGGGATGGGGGATCTGGGCTAGGAAGTTCTCTTCAAAGGTGAGAAAATTCAACAGGACTTGTTCCAAGGAGATGCAAAGTGGGGGCCTGGGTTCCCCTACATCCTGGTTTTTCTGGTGAGAGgaacatcattctttttttttggtctaaAGAACCCTACTagcttttgcagccccctgggGTCTGCCTGCAGCTTTCCTTGTTGCAACTGCTTAGGGAGGAGCAGCATCAGCCgccaccaccactgcacagagcaGGTGTCTGTCAGAGTCTGTCTTTCCCCTCCAGTGCTTGGGCAGCCATTGTGCTAGCTAACTCAGACATCTTTGCAATTCTTTGGGTTTCTCCTGGATTCAGAAGGAagtttggggaggggagggagcacggGGTAGGGGTAAAAGGTAGGAAAAAATTCGCTCCAATGAGAGGAAATCCTAGCAGAGCATGATTGGGGAGGAGAGCTGTCAGAGACCTAGCGGAAGAGCCTAGCGCAGGCCCAGGGCCTAACGCTCGAGTCCATAAATATCACCACAATAGATACTATAAATATAAATACAGGGAGCCGCTTCCGATCAGTCCAGCGCCTTCTTCTCGGTCCCTTCTTTATTGCTGGTCCGGGAGTAAGGCTCGAAGGCCGAGGAGCTCAGGTATCTGGCGGAGAGTTCTTGCAAATTCCCGGCCAGCGAGCCAGCCATTGCCAACGGGGCGGACGACAGGCGGCTGGCGACGGAGCCGAGCAGCGAAGGCACCGGCAGGCTGAAGAGGCCGTGGCCGGCGGCCGGCGCGCCCGCGTGCAGTCCTCCCGGTCCCGCAGGACCCGGCCCGGGCGCCGCCGGCGGGTGCGGGGACGCGGTGCTCGCGGGCcccggggcggcggcggcggcggcagcggaacTCGCAGCAGCGCCGGCGCCCAGGGCGGGCAGGCTAGGCCCGCGCAGCGCCGAGCCGAGCGCGCCGGTGGCGCAGGGCGGCAGCAGCGCGGGCAAGCCCGGGGGCGACAGCAGGCGGCCCTGCTCCAACAACCGCAGCACGCTGCACGTGGCCGCCGTCTCCGACACCACAGAGCGCAGCTCTGAGTCCTTGCCCTGGTCCTTCTTCTGCTTCGTGCGCCGGTtctggaaccagaccttcaccTGCGCGCAGAAGAGCGGGCAAGATGAGAGAGGCACTGAAGGGAGGCACACTTAAGGGACGCCGGGCTTGGGGACTCAAGAGCCCTTTCCCAGCCCCACCATGAAGTAGAGAGGTCCAGGCCTGGCAGCTAGGGAGTCTGGGCCACCCTGCGCTGGTCACAGCTCCGCTAGTCTGCACTTCCAAGCAGGCCCAGGCTTGGTCGGTTTCAAATagcaaagcaataaaaaatgCCCAAGATCTTAACTGCAAGGGACACCGTGAGGCAGGGGCCATATCCTGCGATTGGAAGCAGAGCCTGGAATTCGCAAGAGATGGGATCAGCGCGGCTTGACGTCAGTTTCAGAGAGAGGGTGTACCTTCCCTCCAGGAGTTAGCTGTTTGAGAAGCAGGAAGTGGGAGCTGAGAAGACAGGGACAGGTGCTTCTAGGCCCTCTGGACCCAGGGTCCTAGTGAAGCGGATTCTGTTGCGAGCTGCAGGCTGTTTCCTGTTTGCTGGGATGGGATTTGACCATCCAGGCAGACAGGTGGCCATGGAAGGGATGATTAGCAGAGCTGGCCTTAGAAGAACATACTTTCTCCACCTCCTTGCCAGCAGGGCAAGAAGGTTGCAGTGATACTCTTGATTGCTCACACTACTGCTCTCCAAAATAGAACCCACTAACTCCCCGTGGCtgaaaattgaaatggactgtgGGGCCTGGGTAGGGTTTTGTGAACTTAGACTCATGAAGGAAGCCAGGAGAGGAGTGCACTTCATTCTCTCTAGGGAGTTCTCCTCACCGCtcactttctcttcttcctctgtcCTCTGAAGACCTCGCAGGTAGCCCGGGACACAATTTGGAAGTGACAGTGACACTATGTGTGGTCTGGAATTTTATAAACTAGGACGGACGGGGCACAGGATCAACAAGGCTCAATATCAACTCAAACTGGAAGAGAACAGCCTATCTATCCTGCCTGTCGTCCTCAGTTTTTACCCCAAATCCAGACCTAAAAATGTTCCCGACAGGTTTCATGCCTGGGCCTAGGGAACAAACGGGGCTGATATACAGACAGAGGGCTGCCTTCCCTGGGTCACCCTGGCCaggcttctgatgacctccaaagtGCCCCCTGGGCCCAGGGCCTCCCAGGCCATCTCCAGTAGCCTGGTGCAGACATAAACAGAAAGCACAGTCCAGAGGGCCAGGTCCTGGGACCTTAGATCTCTGACCTCTCTGATAGCTCACACAACACTGGCATAAAACACAGGGCTCACTAGGTGCCCACAGCCACGCCCAGGGCCAAGGTAGCCTCCCCACATGGTCATAATCTTTAGGAGTTACCTGCCAATGCATGTGGGTCCCTGTCCCACTTCCTGCAAAATGGGCCTAGACACTGTGTCAGGGGGTGGTGCCTGGAAATATGGCCCTAACAGGTACTGGGCACAGGCAAAAATCAGTTCTGTGCAGAGCAAAAAGCAAGCAGAGAACGCTTGAGACCAGAGTCCCCAAAGAATTCAGAAAAACACAGAATGTGAGGCCTTCTGGCAAGGCAGAGGTGGGCGATCCTTAGGTGCTTGGGTGgggcaagaaatggctcacaccaaGTGGACAAAGCCTTTCTGTCCATCCTCCCCACCCTCTCAGCCGGTCCCAGGACCCTGGGCCTGGCCAGGTGGTGGTGAGGAAGTGTGGCTGGGGGCatgggggaggtgggaagggcGGCCGGCCCTAGGATACCTGGGTCTCTGAGAGGTTGAGCTGGCGGGCGAGCTCGGTCCTCTCACGGCCCACCACGTACTGGCAACGCTGGAACTCCATCTCCAGTCGGTACAGCTGCTCTGCCGTGAAGGATGTGCGCGTCCTCTTCGGCCGGTCCAGGTCCAGGCCCTTGGGCAGGATGATCTCTCGGATGGACCCCTTGGCGTCTGAGGGAAGGGGAGACGTCAGCCACCGGCACCCTTCCATATCTCCTCGCCTCTCGGGGAAGAATTGGCTTCTGAAAAGCGGTCCCTCCTATCAGCAGTCACCAGGCAGGGGGTGCGACTCTGCTTGTGTGTTTGGGGGACCAGAAGGCTAACTCCACACCGTTAAAGGGGGTCAGAGGGGATGGCTCTGCCTTGTAAGTCCCAAGAAGGagagggggtaaaaaaaaaatcaattctgaACAGGCCGGGGATCCACCGCGTCACAGTCCGGGTCCCCTGTAGCCCCGCTGCCACGTCTGGCTCTGCCGGCCCGCTTCTGCGGAGGATTTACCCTCCCGAGCCCCTGCGACCGACCGAAAGAGGGGCCCAGGCAGGGCCGGCGCAGGTCAGGCGATAAGAGGGCAGGGAAGGCACCCGGCCCCGCAGCCCGCGCCGCACAGTCGAGCGGGACCGAGCCGAGCGCCGAGGTGGCAATCCAGCCCCGGGCACCCTGCGCGGCTGCCTCTCCCCGCGGCCAGGCCCGGAGCACGGCGCAGGCAGAGCGCCAACTGGCCGGGCCGCAGCCCGCGCTCCGGGCCTGGGCGGCGGCCAGAGAACCATGCGCGCGTCCTCCCGGAGTTCCCACCCGCTCCCGGGCGGCCTCGGCGGCCTCGAAGTCCGCCCGCCGGGGCCCCGGGGCTCCGAGCGCCCAGGCCCCCAGAGCGCGCGCGCCGGCCAGCCCCAGCGGCCCCGGGGAGCGGCTGCAACTTTCTCCGAAGTGCCGGCCCGCAGCGCCCAGAACGCGCCCGCAGCCGGGCCCACCCTACCTCGGACCAGGATCCGGCGGCAGTAATCCGGGTCAGCGGCCGAATTGGCTTTACTTTTGTTACAATCTTCGGCCGCGCCGGTCGCCGAGAAGGCGCCCTGCGGCTCCTTGCGGAAGGCGCCCGGGAGGCTCCCGTCGGCGCCCTTGCTCTCGCGGCTCTCCTTGTGCGCGCTCTTGGCGACCCGGGCAGCCTCGGCGTCCGAGTGGCACCGAACGTCCATTTTGTCTGGTTTCCCGAACATAAGAGAGCAGGAACGACaaaaaggaaggaggggggaaaggaaagaaaagcaacAGGAGAAAGGGAAGAACAAGGGGCAGCAGAGTGGGGGACAAGCCCCTCCGAGGCAGCCCGCACGCCGGGCCCAGCGAGGGGCGAGCGGCCAGAAAGAAGGTCCCGGCGGGGCGGCTGGGCCGGGTCAGCGGCCAGTCGGGTCGAGGATCGCGGCGGAGCAACGGCGAGGCCGCCTCGTCAGCGCCCGCGTCCTCTGAGCGCGTCCAGTGGCTCTCCAGCCCGGCGATCAGGTAGCGAGGCGCGCACAAGTCCCCGCCGCTGTCGCGCCCGCCCGAGACTGAGCCGGCGAGTTGGAGTTGTCCGACAcccgggtgggggggggcgcaCGTTCGCTGCTGCAATTGATTACGGGTAATTTCGCAGCCCCCACGTTTCGGTTACCTCATGAATACACTAAATTGTTTGGATAATATATCAGATCGTAATGGATGGTTTCTGTCCTTGTCCCCAATCAAGTAGGGCGTTAGCCAGTGAATAAACGGAAATGATTGGCTTTGCTCTCAGGAAACACAATCAAAGACCCACACTTCCAGAAAACTTTTGACAAGATTCATCCTGAATTGGGGCCACCAGTCGCAGGCACGATTAACTTTCCCGCTGCCTTTGACCCTCCTGCCCACGTACTGGCGACAGGGTTTGCTCCGCGCTCCCCAGACGGAGCTGgatgagggggagggggcaggaggagaccACGCCACACAGCCCAGCAGCCGCCTCACCGAGCCCGCCGCAGAAGGAGCGCTTGCCTCTAGGGGGAAAAGAAGCAGAAGACGAAGaaaaggagggggcggggggagggaggacaAAGTTTCCCCCCCAAAATGTTTCCCCAAAACTCCAAAGAGCCAAGCCTGCGCCCCAAGAACAACTCCTTAACACACCTCGCCGCTGACAGCCATCTTAAAGGGCCACCTCGCATCCTTTAATTCCCGGTCGGTTTGTTCTGGCCGGCACCTTCCGCAGCCGGCCAGGCAGCCCATTCAAAGGGCAGCTTTGTGCTTGGAGTCCAGCAGGAGGGGATGGGgggactgggggtgggagggggagagggagaaggagcccGAGAAAAATCTCAACTGTGAGATCTGCttccaaggggaaaaaaaagttttccCCTAGCTATTTCATTGTCTCTGCTACAATATCTTTGAGAAAAGCAACAGCCAGTAATCCAATAAGAGCATTGATTAGGCTACAATGATTCAATTCAAGCGCATGGCCTTGTGCAGGGAGCTCGCTCCAGCCCTTCTCGTCACCTTGCCGGGGCAGAAGCCCTCTCCACGTCGCTCTCCCCATTCAGTCCTTTATGGGAAATGC
Coding sequences:
- the VAX1 gene encoding ventral anterior homeobox 1: MFGKPDKMDVRCHSDAEAARVAKSAHKESRESKGADGSLPGAFRKEPQGAFSATGAAEDCNKSKANSAADPDYCRRILVRDAKGSIREIILPKGLDLDRPKRTRTSFTAEQLYRLEMEFQRCQYVVGRERTELARQLNLSETQVKVWFQNRRTKQKKDQGKDSELRSVVSETAATCSVLRLLEQGRLLSPPGLPALLPPCATGALGSALRGPSLPALGAGAAASSAAAAAAAPGPASTASPHPPAAPGPGPAGPGGLHAGAPAAGHGLFSLPVPSLLGSVASRLSSAPLAMAGSLAGNLQELSARYLSSSAFEPYSRTSNKEGTEKKALD